One window from the genome of Haloprofundus halobius encodes:
- the btuC gene encoding vitamin B12 ABC transporter permease BtuC, which yields MRIATRAGVWSTALLGALVGVVLVSAGVGPVAIEPLTVAKATLNALAVPSSLSLGQSTVVGVALPTPTVGFSHPFSFTVEETHQVIVTTIRLPRILLGAVVGFALATAGVVMQGFFRNPMADPSIIGVSSGAAVGAVASLVVPFALPFGLGLQGAAFLGALLTAFGVYLIASENGKTPVATLLLAGVAVQTFLGAVISFMLLHSGESLRQVVYWLMGHLDNASWGDVGVAALVVPPLFLVLLAYGRDLNVLLLGEEDAHSLGIEVERTKRVLLAVSSLVTAAAVAVSGVIGFVGLIVPHVMRLVVGPDHRILLPTSALAGAAFLVATDTLARSGTAELPVGVVTAALGAPFFLYLLRTQEVRSL from the coding sequence ATGAGAATCGCGACACGCGCGGGCGTCTGGTCGACCGCCCTGCTCGGCGCTCTCGTCGGCGTCGTGCTCGTCAGCGCCGGTGTCGGCCCGGTCGCTATCGAACCGCTGACCGTCGCGAAAGCGACGCTCAACGCGCTCGCGGTCCCCTCGTCGCTCTCGCTCGGGCAGTCGACGGTCGTGGGCGTCGCGCTTCCGACGCCCACGGTGGGGTTCTCGCACCCGTTCTCCTTCACCGTCGAGGAGACCCACCAAGTCATCGTGACGACGATTCGGCTCCCGCGCATCCTCCTGGGGGCCGTCGTCGGCTTCGCGCTGGCGACGGCGGGCGTCGTCATGCAGGGGTTCTTCCGGAACCCGATGGCCGACCCTTCCATCATCGGCGTCTCCTCCGGCGCGGCCGTCGGCGCCGTCGCCTCCCTCGTCGTGCCCTTCGCGCTCCCGTTCGGCCTCGGTCTACAGGGGGCGGCGTTTCTCGGCGCGCTCCTCACCGCCTTCGGCGTCTACCTCATCGCCAGCGAGAACGGGAAAACGCCCGTCGCTACCCTCCTCCTCGCGGGCGTCGCGGTCCAGACGTTTTTAGGAGCCGTTATCTCCTTCATGCTCCTGCACAGCGGCGAGAGCCTCCGACAGGTCGTCTACTGGCTGATGGGCCACCTCGACAACGCCTCGTGGGGCGACGTGGGCGTCGCGGCGCTCGTCGTCCCGCCGCTGTTTCTCGTACTGCTCGCCTACGGCCGCGACCTGAACGTCCTCCTCTTGGGCGAGGAGGACGCCCACAGTCTCGGCATCGAAGTCGAGCGCACAAAGCGCGTGCTGCTGGCGGTGTCGAGTCTCGTCACGGCCGCGGCCGTCGCCGTCTCGGGGGTTATCGGCTTCGTCGGCCTCATCGTCCCGCACGTGATGCGCCTCGTCGTCGGTCCGGACCACCGCATCCTGCTGCCGACGAGCGCGCTCGCGGGCGCGGCGTTCCTCGTCGCCACCGACACGCTCGCGCGCTCTGGCACGGCGGAACTGCCGGTCGGAGTCGTCACCGCGGCGCTGGGCGCGCCCTTTTTTCTCTACCTGCTTCGGACCCAGGAGGTGCGCTCGCTGTGA
- a CDS encoding heme ABC transporter ATP-binding protein, giving the protein MSDPDREPGIAIRVDDLAVELGGVSILDGVDATVERGTFVGLVGPNGAGKTTLLRALSGLLRPARGSLVVDGVPIEGRSSKEVSRLVATVPQDTSLSFEFDVRETVAMGRSPHLGRFERFGPEDERAVDDAMARTEIAQFADRSVTAVSGGERQRVLLARALAQDAPVLLLDEPTASLDINHQVRTLELVRDLVAGGKTVVAAIHDLNLAAHYCDELLLLGDGRVLAAGEPRSVLTEANLETAFGANAVVSRHPVTGSVYVTALPDDHRRGRGDREGRVHVVGGGGSAARLLYLLSAAGYDVSVGALNEGDSDTETARSLGLDAVTVPPFAAVDDETRAVVEKRVMEADVTVVADVEVGEGNRANLEAARAASALVVVEERPFSERNYAGPAVAETYADLRERATVVSPSRVVGAVDAAVSGSESPQSSRPSASSDSPPPSRSSDQRS; this is encoded by the coding sequence GTGAGCGACCCCGATAGGGAACCGGGTATCGCCATCCGCGTCGACGACCTGGCGGTCGAACTCGGCGGCGTCTCCATCCTCGACGGCGTGGACGCGACGGTCGAACGCGGGACGTTCGTCGGTCTCGTGGGACCGAACGGCGCGGGGAAGACGACGCTGTTGCGCGCGCTCTCGGGATTACTTCGCCCCGCCCGAGGCTCGCTCGTCGTCGACGGCGTCCCCATCGAGGGCCGGTCGTCGAAGGAGGTGAGCCGACTCGTCGCGACCGTTCCACAGGACACCTCGCTGTCGTTCGAGTTCGACGTGCGCGAGACGGTCGCGATGGGGCGCTCGCCGCACCTCGGGCGGTTCGAGCGGTTCGGCCCCGAGGACGAACGCGCCGTCGACGACGCGATGGCCCGGACGGAGATCGCCCAGTTCGCCGACCGCTCGGTGACGGCGGTCAGCGGCGGCGAGCGCCAGCGAGTCCTGCTGGCGCGGGCGCTCGCGCAGGACGCGCCCGTGCTCCTGCTCGACGAACCGACCGCGAGCCTCGACATCAACCACCAGGTGCGGACGCTCGAACTCGTCCGCGACCTCGTCGCCGGTGGGAAGACCGTCGTCGCGGCCATCCACGACCTCAACCTCGCCGCGCACTACTGCGACGAGTTGCTCCTCCTCGGCGACGGCCGCGTGTTGGCCGCTGGCGAGCCGCGGTCGGTGCTCACCGAGGCGAACCTGGAGACGGCGTTCGGCGCGAACGCGGTCGTCTCCCGGCACCCGGTGACGGGCTCTGTGTACGTGACCGCGCTCCCCGACGACCACCGGCGAGGCCGCGGCGACCGCGAGGGCCGAGTCCACGTCGTCGGCGGCGGCGGCAGCGCCGCTCGACTGCTCTACCTGCTCAGCGCCGCGGGCTACGACGTGTCGGTCGGCGCGCTCAACGAAGGCGACTCGGACACGGAGACGGCACGCAGTCTGGGATTGGACGCGGTGACCGTGCCGCCCTTTGCGGCCGTCGACGACGAGACGCGGGCAGTCGTCGAAAAACGGGTGATGGAGGCCGACGTGACCGTCGTCGCCGACGTGGAAGTCGGCGAGGGTAACCGAGCGAACCTCGAGGCCGCCCGCGCGGCGTCGGCGCTCGTCGTCGTCGAGGAACGCCCGTTCTCGGAGCGGAACTACGCCGGTCCAGCGGTCGCCGAGACGTACGCCGACCTCCGCGAGCGGGCGACGGTGGTCTCGCCGAGTCGCGTCGTCGGCGCGGTGGACGCCGCCGTGAGTGGGTCAGAGTCGCCTCAGTCGTCCCGACCGTCGGCGTCGTCCGACTCGCCCCCGCCGTCTCGCTCCTCCGACCAGCGGTCGTAG
- a CDS encoding class I SAM-dependent methyltransferase encodes MTVPCVRVPAAAGEETRRALVEAGVVDHGHDIVAADGVLYIPVTDPADVPADYEVVDHDVPARRPQRTPADILGSEPSYERLGDVVILDEDDPERAREIADAVMESDVRARTVVNRASKIRGELRVRDWEVLRGDGTETVHREYGYEFLLDISTVYFSPRLATERHRVVEQVEAGEHVFDMFAGVGPFAIPCAGEGADVVAVDLNEAAVKYLRENARRNSVEERLTAIHGDARDVGAGSSRVARDAERPSDRASGPSAREQTKRSDGATDGDRDYKNWADRIVMNLPHSADEFLDTAVAVAGDDCVIHYYDIQHEDDPFGPGERAIRAAAEPGYEVSVENERVVRSYAPHEYNVCLDVRLSR; translated from the coding sequence ATGACGGTTCCCTGCGTACGCGTGCCCGCCGCCGCGGGCGAGGAGACCCGACGGGCGCTCGTCGAGGCGGGCGTCGTCGACCACGGTCACGACATCGTCGCCGCCGACGGCGTCCTCTACATCCCCGTGACCGACCCCGCGGACGTCCCTGCCGACTACGAGGTGGTCGACCACGACGTCCCTGCCCGGCGGCCGCAGCGGACGCCCGCGGACATCTTGGGCTCCGAGCCGTCCTACGAGCGACTCGGCGACGTGGTCATCCTCGACGAGGACGACCCCGAGCGCGCTCGCGAGATCGCCGACGCGGTGATGGAGTCGGACGTGCGCGCAAGGACGGTGGTCAACCGCGCCTCGAAGATACGGGGCGAACTCCGCGTGCGCGACTGGGAGGTGCTCCGCGGAGATGGCACCGAGACGGTCCACCGCGAGTACGGCTACGAGTTCCTCCTCGACATCTCGACCGTCTACTTCTCGCCGCGGCTGGCGACCGAGCGCCACCGCGTCGTCGAACAGGTCGAGGCGGGCGAGCACGTCTTCGACATGTTCGCCGGAGTGGGGCCGTTCGCGATTCCCTGCGCGGGAGAAGGCGCGGACGTCGTCGCCGTCGACCTGAACGAAGCTGCCGTCAAGTATCTCCGCGAGAACGCGCGTCGAAACAGTGTCGAGGAGCGACTCACCGCGATTCACGGCGACGCCCGCGACGTCGGTGCGGGTTCGTCGCGAGTAGCGAGGGACGCGGAGCGCCCCTCGGACCGTGCGAGCGGGCCTTCGGCCCGCGAGCAGACGAAGCGAAGCGACGGTGCGACCGACGGAGACCGCGACTACAAGAACTGGGCCGACCGCATCGTGATGAACCTCCCGCACAGCGCCGACGAATTTCTGGATACGGCCGTCGCTGTCGCGGGCGACGACTGCGTGATTCACTACTACGACATCCAGCACGAAGACGACCCGTTCGGCCCCGGCGAGCGGGCGATTCGCGCCGCCGCGGAACCGGGGTACGAGGTGAGCGTAGAGAACGAGCGCGTCGTCCGGTCGTACGCGCCCCACGAGTACAACGTCTGTCTCGACGTTCGGCTGTCACGGTAA